The genome window ACAAACGCGGCGCAGCACACTCATCGTGGCCGTGCTGTTCATCGCCTTGGCGATGCTGCTGTCGAGCTTGGCAGTGATGCTGTTTGGCGAACCCGGCGGCGATAACTTTCGCTTCAATGTCGGTGGCGTGTTTGCCGGGGTATTGATCACGCTCGCGCTGGTGCGCGGCCCATTCTGGACCCAGCCTTGGCTTGCACCCGCGGTATATGGCTGGCAGCTCAAACGCAGCCTGATGAGCGTGACCAATGTGATGCACACGGTCACTGAACGCGTGCAAGCCAACGACCCGACGGCGATCAAGGTCCTGCGCTTCTACCACTTGGGGCTGACCCAGATGCATGCGCTGGATGCCAATTCCAGCGCCCAGGCGCAACTGGTCGGTGAAATCGACGCGCACGCGGCAAAGATGCAGGCGCTGGGGATCGACACCGAGCAAACCCGCTTCGACCCTGCATGGATGGACAGCATTAAAAGCGCTTGAGACCGCACGCCGCGGTCAGCCGCTGACCTTTGCCCGCCAGCAGAACACTGCGCTCACCGCAATCGCTGCCCCCGCCAGGCCAAACACCCACGGCGCCGACGCCACCGGCAGCAACAGGCCCGCCATCAGCGGCCCAAGGCCCGCGCCGACATCGCGCCACACCGCGTTCGACGCCAGCGCCGAAACGCGCATCGAGCCCGGGTTGCGCTCGGCCACCAAGGTGGTGACCAGTGGCAGTTGCAGCGCGCGTAACACCAGCACAGCGGCCGCGCCGACAATCACCCAGTAACTGCCGAACGCGGTCAGCGCCAAGGCACTCAAAAACGAGAACAGCAGCAGCATTGAGGTGGCGCCAAAGCGTTGCGCCGCGCGGCCACCCAGTGGGCTCAGGAGCATTTCCGAGGCATAGCGCAGGGCCATTAATCCACCGGCGATCAGCACCGCGTCGCCGCCGAGAATCTTCTGGGCCTGGATCGACAGGCCAAAGATAAACAGCCCGTCCAGCGCCACACCTTCGATAAATGACCAGGTCGCGACGCTATCCGGCCACTTGAAGCGGCGCCCTGTGCTGTGCAAATCATGCCCGTTGGTGGGCAACCCGCGCGCCACCCAAACGCCGACCAGGCAGCAGCCGGCAAGAATCACGAAGATGGGACGCGGCCCGGCCCATAAGGTCAACCAGCCACCGAGCGGCAACGCCAACATCGGCCCCAGGGCAATCACCGCCCGTGAGCGCCCTGCCCTGCGTGCTGCGCCCGCCGGTTCGGAAGTCGCCAACACTTGCGTCGACAGGTTCAACGCGGCGAAACACAGCCCCCAGATCAGCCGCAGCCCCAACAATGCCGCAAACCCCGACAACATCGAGTTGCCCAAAGCGCACACGGTCGCCGCGCCAGCGGCGATCATGCAGGTCAGGCGATCGCCGTTGCGTGCGTAGAAATTCAAGACATGCCGGTAGCCGAAAATCCGCACCAGGCGGTTCGCCGCCAGCAACACCCCGGCCTGGGCCAGCGTGATGCCAAAGGCCTGGGACTCCATGGGCAGCAGCAGGTAGAGCAACACGTCACTGGGCAGGCACAACGCGAGGGTCAGTGCGGCACGTCGGGAAGTGCGATCAGCAGTACGTTGGGCCTGGCTGGACATAAATCTGAAATATTCCGAAACATTCAGGCCGCCACACTAGCGCCCTCGACGACGCATTTACAACGGCCGTTTACGCTTTTTTCCCGTAGGGCAGCAAGCGCAGACCGCTGGCCACGCTGCCCACCAGTGCAAACACGCAGCCCAGCCACAACGCATATTTCGGGCCGCTGGCCAGGGACAGATGGAAACAAAACGCCACCAGCGATGCGCCCAGCGTTTGCCCCAACAAGCGTGAAATCGCGACGATGCCACTGGCCCCGCCGCTGCGCGCGAGCGGTGCACTGGTCATCAACGCCTTGAGGTTGGGCGACTGGAAAAAGCCGAACCCGGCGCCACACAAGGCCATGCGCCAGCCGATGTCAAAGGCCGACGCCTCGTTACCCAAGGTCGCCAGCGCCGCCATGCCCACGCTGAGCATCAACAGGCCGATACCGCACAACACGCCCAAAGACACCCGATCCGCCAGCCGCCCCGCCACCAAGGCCATCACCGCAACCACAGCAGGCCACGGCGTCATCAGAAAACCGGTTTCCACCTGGCTATGGCCGAGGACTGCCTGCAACAGGAACGGCAACGACACAAACGCCAGGCCCTGGGCGCTGAACGCACAGATGGCGGTGAGGGACGACAGCGCAAACACCGGCCGCTTGAACAGGTCCAGGGCGAGCATCGGCGCCGGATGCCCGGCCTGCCGACGCAACAACAGCACGCCGCAGACCAGCGCCACAGCGATCAGGCCCAGGGTCAGTGCGCCTTGGGCACCGTGTACCGCCGTACCCAGCCCGAGCACCAACAAGGCAAACAGCCCGGCACACAGCAACGCGGCGAGGCGGTCGAACGCATGCCCGGTCATCGGCAGCGTCGGTAATGAACGCAGACCCAGGCCCAATGCCAACAAGCCCAATGGCACGTTGATCAGGTACAGCCAGTGCCAGGTCGCCACCGACAGAATCGCCGACGCGGCCGTGGGCCCGAGGGTGAACGCCAAGCCCACGACCAACGAGTTATAGCCCAAGCCGCGCCCGAGCATTTTCGAGGGGTAGATATGCCGCAGCAACGCCGTGTTCACGCTCATCACCGCCGCCGCACCGAGCCCTTGCGCCACGCGCGCGGCCGTCAGGGTCAACAGCGACCCGGCCAGCCCGCAAAACAACGACGAGACAATAAACAGCAGCAACCCGCCGAGATACACCCGGCGGTGCCCCAGCACATCACTCAACGACGCGAACGGCAGCACCGTGGCAATAATCGCCAACTGATAGGCGTTGACGACCCAGATCACCGAGGCCGAGTCGGTGCCGATGCCTTCGGCCAACGTCGGTAACGCTGTGTTGACGATGGCCGTGTCCAGGGTTGCCATGCCGATCCCCAGGGAGATGGCGATGACGGCGGGCAGGCGTTTATTGAGGGGCAACCCATCGGCAACAGAGGACATGAACAATCCGCGCAGGTGACATAGGCCTCTAGAGTACGGGGCGCGCGGATTTTTTTCAGTGGCCAATTGCCTGGCTGTCGGAATTTTCATGTACGCCGAGGGTGTTGATTCGCCGTCGCGCTTCATCCCTATATCGGCTGACTTGACTGGGTGTGGCCAAGGCCCGAGGGGTGCGCAGTCCGGTTCGTATCAGCAATCTGTCAGAACGTCATACCGATGTACCAAGGTGGTGCATGGAGACGTTTGGCCCCCAAAACCGATCCATCACCGCCACCCCACGGCGGTTTTATTCGGCATCCCGAACGACACAATTAGAAATATTCGTGTTTCCGAACAAATCCGCGTCAACCGCCCCAACCAACCTGAAAATCACCATAAATTTCATGCGGTTGTTGTCATCTTTGTTACATGCCAACTGGCATACATTCTGCTTTAGCACTATTTCCAGTAATAAAATGTTTCAGGGTTGAGACAGTCTCATCCACTGAGACAGGATTCGCGACACACCCATAACAACGAATACGCCCCAAAGGAGGGCGGCTTTTCTGACCCTTTGATCGACATCAACTTTCCAAGACTGCTGCTGCACATCTGTACCCCAAAAAAAGGCGAATGGCCCGATGGTCAATAACAAGCCCGACTATAAAAAGGACGAATTGATGAGCTCGAGCAAGAACCACGCAGTGTCCTATATGGATGCAGACCACCCCACCCCGGCGCCCGCTGAGAGCGTCCTCGGCTTTGGCCCCTTTCTGTTACTGGCAAGACAGCACGTGTTGCTGCGCAACGGTGAGCCCGTGACCCTGGGTAGCCGTGCGCTGTACCTGTTGATTGCGCTGGCGACGCGCGCCGGCGAATTACTGGAAAAAGCCGAGCTGATCGCCTACGCATGGCCCAAGGTGGTCGTCGAGGAATGCAACCTGCGAGCGCAGATCGTCGCCCTGCGCCGGGCACTGGGCGACGATGGCAACTTCAGTTATATCGTCACCGTGCCGGGCCGAGGCTATCGCTTTGTGGCACCGGTCACCGTGCAAACCGCCAGCGAAGAAACCCTGCCGGTCCCCTATGCCCGGGCCGAGGAACTCACACTGCCGCGGCTGCCCTGCGAAGTGATCGGCCGCGACACGCTGATCGCCAGCCTTGCCGACCAGTTGCTCAGCCAGCGCTTCGTCACCCTCACCGGCCCGGGCGGCATCGGCAAGACCACCGTCGCCCTGGCGGTGGCCCGCGAGTTGGCCCGTGCGTTCACGCTGGACACCTGCTTTGTCGACCTGGCGCCCGCCACCAGCGGGCAATGGGTAGCCGGCATACTCGCCAGCGCCCTGGGCATCCAGACGATCAGCGATAACCCGCTGCACAGCATCGCGGCGACCCTGGCCGACCGCCGTTTGCTGCTGGTGCTGGATAACTGCGAACACGTGTTGCCGGCCGCCGCCGACGCCGTGGAAACCCTGCTGAGCAGCGCCCCACAATGCTACGTGCTGACCACCAGCCGCGAACCGTTGCGCGCCGAAGGCGAACGGGTGCACGACCTGGCGCCGCTGCAAGTGCCTGACGAACAGGCGCGCCTGAGTGCCAGCGAAGCCTTGGCCTGGTCTGGTGTGCGCCTGTTTGTGGAACGCGTGCGCGCCCTCGACCCCGGCTTTGAGTTCAACGATGCTGATGTGTCGGCAGTCAGCGCCATCTGTCGCAAACTCGACAGCAATGCGCTGGCCATCGAGATCGCCGCCGCACGGGTACGCACCTTTGGCATTCAGGATCTGGTCGGCCTGCTCGACGGCAGCTTTCGGCTGCAAATGACCGGCCGGCGCACTGCCCTCGCCCGTCACCGGTCCCTCAGCGCCACACTGGACTGGACCTACTCGATGCTCAGTGGCGACGAACAGGCCATGTTGCGCC of Pseudomonas fluorescens contains these proteins:
- a CDS encoding DUF3087 domain-containing protein; this encodes MFELKPCDPVTYRQQTRRSTLIVAVLFIALAMLLSSLAVMLFGEPGGDNFRFNVGGVFAGVLITLALVRGPFWTQPWLAPAVYGWQLKRSLMSVTNVMHTVTERVQANDPTAIKVLRFYHLGLTQMHALDANSSAQAQLVGEIDAHAAKMQALGIDTEQTRFDPAWMDSIKSA
- a CDS encoding MFS transporter, which produces MSSQAQRTADRTSRRAALTLALCLPSDVLLYLLLPMESQAFGITLAQAGVLLAANRLVRIFGYRHVLNFYARNGDRLTCMIAAGAATVCALGNSMLSGFAALLGLRLIWGLCFAALNLSTQVLATSEPAGAARRAGRSRAVIALGPMLALPLGGWLTLWAGPRPIFVILAGCCLVGVWVARGLPTNGHDLHSTGRRFKWPDSVATWSFIEGVALDGLFIFGLSIQAQKILGGDAVLIAGGLMALRYASEMLLSPLGGRAAQRFGATSMLLLFSFLSALALTAFGSYWVIVGAAAVLVLRALQLPLVTTLVAERNPGSMRVSALASNAVWRDVGAGLGPLMAGLLLPVASAPWVFGLAGAAIAVSAVFCWRAKVSG
- a CDS encoding MFS transporter — encoded protein: MSSVADGLPLNKRLPAVIAISLGIGMATLDTAIVNTALPTLAEGIGTDSASVIWVVNAYQLAIIATVLPFASLSDVLGHRRVYLGGLLLFIVSSLFCGLAGSLLTLTAARVAQGLGAAAVMSVNTALLRHIYPSKMLGRGLGYNSLVVGLAFTLGPTAASAILSVATWHWLYLINVPLGLLALGLGLRSLPTLPMTGHAFDRLAALLCAGLFALLVLGLGTAVHGAQGALTLGLIAVALVCGVLLLRRQAGHPAPMLALDLFKRPVFALSSLTAICAFSAQGLAFVSLPFLLQAVLGHSQVETGFLMTPWPAVVAVMALVAGRLADRVSLGVLCGIGLLMLSVGMAALATLGNEASAFDIGWRMALCGAGFGFFQSPNLKALMTSAPLARSGGASGIVAISRLLGQTLGASLVAFCFHLSLASGPKYALWLGCVFALVGSVASGLRLLPYGKKA